CACGGTGCTGGCCGGCCACCTGCTGCCTCCCGGGGCCGTGGTGGCCGTGGGCGCCTCGGGCGGCAAGGACTCCACGGTGCTGGCGCACGTGCTGCGGGAGCTGGCGCCGCGCCTGGGCATCTCGCTGCACCTGGTGGCCGTGGACGAGGGCATCGGGGGCTACCGGGACGCGGCGCTGGCAGCCGTGCGGCGTCAGGCGGCGCGCTGGGACCTCCCGCTCCAGGTGGTGGCCTACGCGGACCTCTTCGGGGGCTGGACGATGGACGCCGTGGCCCGCAGCACGGCCGGCGCCGGCCGCAGCCGCTCCTGCTGCACCTTCTGCGGGGTGCTGCGTCGCCGGGCGCTGGAGGAAGGCGCACGTCTGGTGGGGGCCACGCACGTCGTGACAGGTGAGCGCACGCGGGAGCTGGAGGGGCGTGGCCGGAGGGAGTGGGACGCATGCGCAGGCCAGAGGATGACTGTCACGTGCTCGAGGCTTCCTGGAAAGTCGCTGAGCGCATGTCCAGAAAGTGGTCAAGGGAAGCCTGGGCAGGTCCTTGGGGGAGGAGTCACCGAGGAGGGGCTGATCACATGCCCCAGTTTGAAGCTAGTGGTCTGCGAGGGCTGAGGACCGGGCGGCAGGACGTGCACCGGGTCTTCATCGTTGTCTGGACCAGTGGAGAGGGCGGGCTtagtctctagagcagtggttctcaaccttccgcgcactatgaccctttaatacagctcttattttcgttgctacttcatcactgtcattttgctactgtgatgaatcgggccacccacccctgtgaaaaggtcatttgatccTCCCCCAagggagtcacgacccacaggttgagaaccgctgccctagctcTTTATTCTTTACTTATTCCTAATTGCTATTttgggtcagaatcagctcagcggcagtgagtttggttgttacaGTTAAGGGCCGTGGGTGGTGCGAGTTGCCTCCCACGACTTACCTGTGGCGCTGTGGAAGAAAGGGGTGGCGGTCTGCTTCCCCAAAGATATAGCCCAAAAACCGtgggcgcagttctactctgtagcgCAAGGGGTCGCCATGAGCTGGAGTCGACTCGGtggctttgggtttgggttttgtgagAAACCAGGCCAAACACCACTTTCCAGTCAGTTGATGGGACATCTTTAATTCTCTTTTGTTCTTCCACCTAACAGATTCATAGGTTTTGGGGCTTAGGTGTAGACATGGATTTGTTTTGTGccttgggatggggtgggggcaccATTCTGCCTCTCATCAAAcgcccccgccgcccccaccccaaaaaaagtgaaaaaattcactgccttccAGAGGATTTCAACTCATGTCATCTACTGTCTAGactagggtagaacttcccctgggggattccgaggctgtaactggtgacctgagtagaaagcctcatctttctcccaagaagcacctGGTAGATTcccacagctgaccttgtggttcactgcCCAGCATGTAATCCATGCATCCCCAGGGCACCCTACAACCTCCACTAACAACTTTTCCTGTACACCTTGACCTGAGGGGAAGTCGGTATTTGCAGCACAAAGCCCTCCTGTCCCCCAGGTGAAGGATGCAGGAACACACAACTTGGTCCCCTGTAGCCTGTGTCTGTGCTCAActcccctccagcccccaccccacagtcCCAGGGGCGCCCACACATTGATCCCCACGCCCAcctgtcccccttcccctccctctctgtgtcCTGGGTGACCTGCGGTGCCCGGAGTTTCTGTGCCCATCCCACCCCCTTCCTTGTGGATCCACCTCACCAGCTCCTAGGACCCAGGTGCTTCACCACTAcctgctccccattcccctctttGTGCCGGGGTGGGGGGGTCTCCGAGACTCGCGTCCATCATCCAACCTGTTCCTCACCTGTGTCCCGGTCGCCCAAGGTGGGAAGGCGGGTGGGTGTGATAGGAGGGGGCCTCCGATCCATACCCCATCCCCACCTGCTACCCATCTTGGTGTGCCTGCCCTGGTCCCCTACCAGGCAGAGGTCTCTGGGccacctcccacaccctctctctctctccaggccaCAATGCCGACGACATGGCCGAGACGGTGCTCATGAACTTCCTGCGGGGTGACACGGGACGGCTGGCCCGCGGCGGGGGCCTGGGCTCTCCGGGCGAGGGGGGCTCGCTGCCCCGCTGCCGCCCGCTGCAGCTGGCCTCTCAGAAGGAGGTGGTTCTGTACGCGCACTTCCGCCGCCTGGACTACTTCTCGGAGGAGTGCGTGTACGCACCGGAGGCCTTCCGCGCTCACGCCCGCGACCTGCTCAAGCGCCTGGAGGCGGCGCGGCCCTCGGTGGTGCTGGACCTGGTGCACTCGGCCGAGCGCCTGGCGCTGGCCCCGGCCGCGCAGCCCGCCCCGCCGGGCGCCTGCACCCGCTGCGGGGCACTGGCCAGCCGCGCGCTCTGCCAGGCCTGCGCGCTGCTGGACGGGCTGGACCGTGGTCGGCCGCGCCTGGCCATCGGCAAGGGCCGCCGGGGGCTGGACGAGGACGCACGGGCCAGTGCCCAGTCCCCGCGCGCCGCCGCCCTTCCCTCCTTCTAGTGGAGCTCGGACCTGCCTCAGCACTGCAATAAAGAGAATTTCCTGTATACGGCTTCGGTGCCCATGGGGGGTGGAGAGCCAGGGTCCCAGGCATCTGAGTCTGGCttggactcctgggtctgagggaggagctTGGGATCTGGACTCCTGAAtcggaggaagggaggagggaagagctAGGGGCTTGCACCCTTGGGTCAGGGAGTAGGGGGCTGGGGACATGGGCCCTTGGGTCagagaggaagggggtgggggcttcAACTAGATCTGAcgggggaggaggaggctgggggcCTGAACTCCTGGATcagagagaggagggggctgggggtcTAGACTGCATCTGAggaatgagggaggggaggggctgggagctTGAACTCCTAGGTCAGGGGAAGAGGGGTTGGAAGTGGGATCCCTGAGTCTGAGAGAGATCCCCGGGTATGAGGGGGGTGGAAGGGACTGGGGAcctggactcctgggtctgagggaggaggggctgaggCCCCTCCTATAGCTGCCCCGAAATGCTGCTCAGGACTCTCCTGGATCCTAGACCTTCGATCCTGCTCCTCATGTGTGGAGTAACTGAGCACCCCACTGTAATAGTCCTCCAGCAAACGTTTACTGAGTTCTTACCCAAGATGGAGAAGCCCCGGTGGTAGAGTGGgttggctgcaatctgcaaggtcagtagttcgaaactaccagcccctctgagggagaaagatggggctttctactcctgtaaagagtagcagcctcagaaactcaacgggggcagttctaccccgccctACAGGGCCGCTacaagttggcatcgactccgtggcagtgagtgagtcccAGTACAGAAAGAGCAAAGAACAGATGTGAGAGAACCCTCGCCCTGTGGAGCTGACAGTCTGGGAGAAGCAGACACCAAGCGACTGAACACAAAGGGAAGGCTAATAAACAGGGCTACAAAAGTCACAGAAATCTAGAAGGATCGTAAAAAtgcgaagctattgtttcttcccATATCCGCCATGTAGGTCGGTGCCCTTCTGAAGATGGGGTTTCCATCTCTCCAGCCCTATCCCTCGACTAGGTgggtggacacaatggctgcaacaatgggctcaaacgacaGCGCGGGCCGGGCAGGGTTGTTCTCTTGTACACGATGAgttggaacaaaaaaaaaaaccaaacacgtTGGTTTTGGGGGGTCGTTCTGCATTGGAACAACCCCCCCAATCTCTGCACTCTGGTTTGCACCCCGTCAGAAAAGTAGTTGGGGTGTCCTCACGGGATTCCGACAGCATTTCCTTTTCCGTGTTCTCAGAGCTTGGAAGACAGCAAGGCTGGACTTCGCCCGGGGCTGCAGGGCGGACCTGGTAAGATTCCCCACGGACAATCCTCACGGGACTCGTGAGGAGTGGCGGCCCAGTGCCTTGGTGTGATGTTGCTGTCTTTTTTCCTCACTAGCGCAGTTTCCCAGTTGCTGTTTGAATTGGGAGCCGATATCATCCCGGAGTTCAATCCCGTCGAGCAGGATCGCACAATTGCCACagccatcagtttccaaacatacttttccttcctggactcctggaTATGGGCTCCCTGTTACCTGGCTCCCCCCACTGTcagcctcccccctcccaaacCCTTACTCCACTTGTGATCCCTATAGGTTCCAGTTTTCGATTTTCCTAAAACTTCTCCATAATAAGCCTCCATGCTCATCCTAtcccggcggttctcaacctgtgggttgtgacccctttggggagtcaaatgacctttcataggggtcgcttgattcatcacagtagcaaaatgacagtgatgaagtagcaatgaaaatgttatagttggggggtggtcaccaccatatgaggaactgtattcaagggttgaggcattaggaaggttgagaacccctgttctaTGCCCTTCACGAAAATCCATCAGGatgaccttctgagctgacctctgcctGGAGCTTCACTGACCCAGTAGATCCACTCAGAAGCCACTGTcctttgattattattattattaagaaatcattttattcggggctcttacagctcttaggaccatccatccattatatcaagcacatgtgcacatatgttgccatcattttcaacgcctttttacttgagcccttggtaccagcaacTTTttacccccctcccttccccacccttccaccctcgtgaacccctgctaaattataaattacttttattttcatgtccactttctcccttcacccagatttttgttgttgtcccccttgggggggggggcagttatacgtcaatcattaaaattgttttcccctttctcaaccttttttcccccaccttcccctgaacCTAATGGTATCGCtgctcctggattccgtgtatcgagagctcttatcagtaccagtgcacatgctccggtctagccggatatgtcaggtagaactggggtcgtgaGAGTGGGGTCAGGGCAGGAtctcttaaagcagtggttctcaatctaatGCCGTAACCCTTTCATGCATCTCCTCATGCTGCggtgaccacccccccaaccataaaattattttcgttgctacttcatcactgtcattttgctactgtgatgaattaggtgacccttgtgaaagggatgtccgacccccccacccccaaaaaaggggtcgcgacccacaggttgagaaccgctgtcttagagGGCGGTGAATAACTCAAAAGAGCAAACCATGAAACACCCATGGTGAACTTCTGTCTCTAACTACAAGGCACGTTTCCCAGGCAGTCCTGGTATGGCTATTGGGTTAGACCGTGGCTTGAAGGGGTTTTGCCTATTTTCTGAGTCTCCGCTTTTCCAAACTCGGTGTGTGGGAAACCCCATGCAGGCAGAAGGAACTTCCACCACAACAGTCCTGAGATGGAATTATGCTTGCCAACCAACGAGCCACCGAGTCAGGTCAGGTTGACCAGGAGGAGAACcccgagagaggagaagagacTGTGGCCAGGGCCACTCGTGCGGGGTCTAGGAGAGGCGCACCCCACACTCCGTACAGTGGAGGGTCGGCAAGTaaggaagaagaccctcaacgcGGTGTGTTGACACCGCGGCTGTGATGGTGGGCGCAAGCCTGACCACTGcggctggcccaggaccaggtggtgtttgctCAGTTGCCCACGGGGTCCCTGTGACTTGGAACCCACTCGGTGGCACCCAAGAGCAGCCACACATGGCCAAAGAGGTGGGAAGGAGTTGGGTTGTATTTCTAAGCCGGAAAGAAGGCAgaaccaagcccattgccattgagttgatccagaCCCATGCCAATCTTTTacagggttttccaaggctgtgtggattagtctgggtaaactaggaaacaaacccacagaaactcacaggtctaagagagaggtttatatcagggtaagtgtacattaagaaaatatcccaacccagtgctgcccaagcccctaagtccaacattagcccatatgtctgacacgatctacaaaatcctcctcaatctcacaaaacacacctatgatgccgactgcaggaggaaagccaaatcactgAATGTGTAAGATCTCAgcatggcaggggcctccacacggctgttccagcacccagggctgcatcggggtaggtccaagcagcttctcagggatgtcttgcaggaagtgagccttgtcagctgaagcagggaactggctaaggcagctgcaccctggtccgaccatcacaaagcaagagacccaagaactcaaaaggcgaggttcaccaagccatttgtctctctgcccttcaattaaccccacatgtgtttatcatccaggttggcacaatcaaccttaactatctcactgtgaatcttcacaggagcagatgggCTCCTCTATCTCACGTGGAACGGCTGTTggctttgaacctctgaccttctgACCAGCAGTCCAACACTgggctcctgtgttctacaaGTGAGGGACATCGGGCCAGAATCCATCAGATTTCCAGCTCTGAAAGTCACCCCTCTGCCAGAGctcctgggggagaaagaggaggtgaggCTTTTTCgctcccacaaagacttacaGCCATCAAAGCCCGTGATGCGTCCACATAGTGGTGTCATGGGTTACGTTACGCcctaggctgttaaccacaaggttggcggttcagacACACCAAAtgactgttcctgtaaagatggacaaccttggaatcccacaggggcagttcattgGAATCGTTTTAAGAGTCCGAATGCGCAATACGATAGCATTGGCTGAAATCTTTCCCAATGGCGGGGCActccaggagggaggggaggtgttGTTCCTACGCCTGGCCACAAGAGGTCACTGTGACCACGCTGGCAAACCGACCAGCCTAGTATTCCTGAGTGGTGGAAATGTTTCAAGCACTCTCACGCAATGCATCCAGGCCAGGAGGCTGGGATTTAGAAAAGCTGGGGGccgacttctgaaaaaccagccagacGTCGCCTGTGGAGAACATTTCTGCTCTACCTGCGACTCCTTTGACCCTTGTCTCCGTGTTGTTGAGAAATCCTCCCAGCTGCCAAGGGATTAGAACCACAAGGCCtggggttcaaagccaccagccactctgggggagaaagatgaggctttctgctcccaccaagaaacatagtctcacaaacccacaggggcagttccaccctgtcctatagggtccctctgagttggaatagactcaatggtagtaggttggggttttgttttgtttgggggcagGGAGGCGGGGAGCGGCTCTGACTGGACCAGCCTCCAGGCCAGGAGACACAGGTTGACAGAGATCTTTAAGTCCCATGTAAACACTATAAGCCTTCAGTGACTTCAAACCCGTGAGAACTTCCATCCATTCATTAGACACTTCTTGAGCAGTTCATTTGCACTGGAGCCTGTGGTCGGTGCACACAGTGATCATAATTAGCGATTGTGATCTTCATCACTGATCATAGTGGGATGCGCACCGATAATAAGCAGGAGGCTCGTCCACCCAAAGGCTGTCATTCATCTTCCGAGAAGATAGTGGTTGACGGAGCACACTTCGACTCTGACACCCCCTGGGTTCACCATTCATCAGAGTCAACCCGGCGGGCAGCCAGTTAATGTGCAATcgcagtggacagagcagaaaagCCCTTGCTTGCCCTCAAGACAGACACACAACAGAGGAGAACCAGAAGTCAAGAGGATCGTATGTCCACCCCATGGTGATTTCAATAATAAATGATAGTGACActcccacggactgccaaaagaacaaagatacctgtcttggaagaagtacagccagaatgctccttagagcagtggttctcaaccttcctcgcaccgcgaccctttcagacagttcctcatgtggtggtgacccccaaccataagattattttcattgctgcttcatcactgtcattttgctactgtgatgaatccggcgccccctgtgaaagggtcgttcgactcccaaaggggtcgagacccacaggttgagagccgctgcctgagcgggaaggatggtgagactttgccccacgtgctgtcaggagaagctagtccctggagagggacaccatgcttgatacagtggaggggcggtggagaaagaggacggccctcgccGAGATGCATGGACACCGTGGCTATAGCCATGGCCTTAAACGTGAGCACCATTGtgcagatggtgcaggacagggaggtattttattctgttgcacacGGGTTATGATGAGTTTGAGCCAACGCCATGGGCCCTAAAAGCAACAACATCAGCCCAATCCAAACCCCAACGcggtggagtccattccaacttgtCTACGGTCTGACCTTCGAATCTGGGTCTTGCCAAGCCCCCGCCATCCCAGGGCTCGGCTGCTCCTTAGGGTGTCCGAGACTGTCAATCTTCCCCAGAGCAGAGcacctttcttccagggagcagctggtgggtgtcaaTGACCGACCTTGGGTTTGCAGTCCTCAGTGCCATCCGGGCTCCTTAGATGGTCAGCTGGGGATACATGCCGTGA
The sequence above is drawn from the Tenrec ecaudatus isolate mTenEca1 chromosome 18, mTenEca1.hap1, whole genome shotgun sequence genome and encodes:
- the CTU1 gene encoding cytoplasmic tRNA 2-thiolation protein 1 encodes the protein MPAPPCASCQAARAALRRPRSGQALCGACFCAAFEAEVLHTVLAGHLLPPGAVVAVGASGGKDSTVLAHVLRELAPRLGISLHLVAVDEGIGGYRDAALAAVRRQAARWDLPLQVVAYADLFGGWTMDAVARSTAGAGRSRSCCTFCGVLRRRALEEGARLVGATHVVTGHNADDMAETVLMNFLRGDTGRLARGGGLGSPGEGGSLPRCRPLQLASQKEVVLYAHFRRLDYFSEECVYAPEAFRAHARDLLKRLEAARPSVVLDLVHSAERLALAPAAQPAPPGACTRCGALASRALCQACALLDGLDRGRPRLAIGKGRRGLDEDARASAQSPRAAALPSF